Proteins from a single region of Nitrososphaerota archaeon:
- a CDS encoding ATP-binding cassette domain-containing protein: MESYRPESPRRAQSREKAAVVGPNGSGKSTLFRAVLGLVRIQSGSAKVFGTSIGQERGDVRVLGESAKEKAPAQDDKS, from the coding sequence ATTGAAAGCTATCGGCCCGAGAGCCCGAGGCGCGCCCAGAGCCGGGAGAAGGCCGCCGTGGTGGGCCCGAACGGCTCGGGCAAATCGACCCTGTTCCGGGCGGTATTGGGTCTTGTGCGGATTCAGTCGGGCTCGGCGAAGGTCTTCGGGACAAGCATCGGGCAAGAGAGGGGAGACGTGAGGGTCCTCGGCGAGTCGGCCAAAGAGAAGGCTCCGGCGCAAGACGACAAGTCTTGA
- a CDS encoding DegT/DnrJ/EryC1/StrS family aminotransferase, which produces MDFIPVNKPIIGEEEKKAVLDVVSSGMLVNPSFEGGAQVRAFEEKLRKLLGVKHTVAVNSGTAALHTVLMALGVKPGDEVVVPSFTFLATANVVLACGANPVFVDIKDDYNMDPDAFRKAVTRKTKAVIPVHVYGYPADMDEIREIADAKSVKVVEDAAESLGATYKGVQTGKLSDAGCFSLYATKVVTSGEGGAISTDDDELAELLRLVRNHGQVHGYDSRHLGYNYRLPEMSAALASVQMDRLDGFLKARERNAKHLMEKLGSVDGAEFTQDSPDRTHCYYLYTLRLRKNRDRVKESLAAAGVGSGVYWPVPVHRTPLYQKLGYSKKKLPRTEDAANHVLSIPVHPGVSQGGLKRVGDAFLSAAREHLR; this is translated from the coding sequence ATGGACTTCATCCCTGTCAACAAGCCGATAATCGGGGAGGAGGAGAAGAAGGCGGTCCTCGACGTCGTCTCTTCCGGGATGCTGGTGAACCCCTCCTTCGAAGGGGGCGCCCAGGTGAGGGCGTTCGAGGAGAAGCTCAGGAAGCTCCTCGGCGTGAAGCACACCGTGGCGGTCAACTCGGGGACGGCCGCGCTGCACACCGTCCTGATGGCGCTGGGGGTGAAGCCGGGGGACGAAGTGGTCGTGCCGTCGTTCACCTTCCTGGCCACAGCCAACGTGGTCCTAGCCTGCGGGGCGAACCCCGTTTTCGTAGACATCAAAGATGATTACAACATGGACCCGGACGCGTTCAGGAAGGCCGTCACGAGGAAGACGAAGGCGGTCATCCCCGTACACGTCTACGGCTACCCGGCGGACATGGACGAGATCAGGGAGATCGCTGACGCGAAGTCGGTAAAGGTCGTCGAGGACGCGGCGGAGTCCCTGGGCGCCACCTACAAGGGCGTGCAGACCGGGAAGCTGTCGGACGCGGGGTGCTTCAGCCTCTACGCCACCAAGGTCGTCACCTCCGGGGAAGGTGGGGCCATCTCGACGGACGACGACGAGCTGGCGGAGCTGCTCAGGCTGGTGAGGAACCACGGCCAGGTGCACGGATACGACTCCCGGCACCTCGGGTACAACTACAGGCTCCCGGAGATGAGCGCGGCCCTGGCGTCGGTGCAGATGGACCGGCTCGACGGCTTCCTCAAGGCGAGAGAGCGCAACGCGAAGCACCTGATGGAGAAGCTCGGCTCGGTCGACGGGGCCGAATTCACCCAGGACTCTCCTGACAGGACGCACTGCTACTATCTGTACACGCTGCGCCTCCGGAAGAACAGGGACAGAGTGAAGGAGTCTCTGGCCGCCGCCGGCGTGGGGTCAGGGGTCTACTGGCCTGTTCCGGTGCACCGCACCCCGCTCTACCAGAAGCTGGGCTACTCGAAGAAGAAGCTCCCGCGGACCGAAGACGCGGCGAACCACGTCCTATCTATCCCGGTCCACCCCGGGGTGAGCCAGGGCGGCCTGAAAAGGGTCGGGGACGCCTTCCTCTCGGCTGCGAGAGAGCACCTGCGGTGA
- a CDS encoding hydroxymethylglutaryl-CoA synthase produces the protein MQSKERAAIQGYGAYVPYYRLPTTEIAKVWKGGGSGPNVEKAVAAMDEDTVTMAIEAGRYAMKMAGTERLGAVFVGTESKPYAVKPTSTIVAQALGQHHTLAADLEFACKAGTEAMQIVTGLVGSGMIDAGLAIGMDTAQGRPGDDLEYTAASGGAAYVIGRRDKKSVAVIDCSTSFVSDTGDFWRRAHERYPRHLSRFTGEPAYFYHIENSVNTLFKETGHKPSDFKYAVFHQPNPRFPVEVAARLGFTMEQIKTGLLNPLIGNTYAGSSPIGLAAVLDEASPGDKILLASFGSGAGSDAFCIEVLDGITATRGTNPTVKSMMERSTKIDYSTYSKFRDKLHK, from the coding sequence ATGCAGAGCAAGGAGAGGGCGGCGATTCAGGGTTACGGAGCTTACGTCCCTTACTACAGGCTCCCGACCACTGAGATCGCGAAGGTCTGGAAGGGGGGCGGCTCGGGGCCCAACGTCGAAAAGGCCGTCGCCGCCATGGACGAGGACACGGTCACCATGGCCATCGAAGCGGGGAGGTACGCCATGAAGATGGCAGGGACGGAGAGGCTCGGGGCTGTCTTCGTCGGGACCGAGTCGAAGCCTTACGCTGTGAAGCCGACCAGCACCATCGTAGCCCAGGCGCTGGGGCAGCACCACACCCTGGCGGCCGACCTGGAGTTCGCCTGCAAGGCCGGGACCGAGGCGATGCAGATAGTCACCGGGCTGGTGGGCTCCGGGATGATAGATGCTGGGCTCGCCATAGGGATGGACACCGCGCAGGGGCGCCCGGGGGACGACCTGGAGTACACAGCCGCGAGCGGCGGGGCCGCCTACGTCATCGGGAGGAGGGACAAGAAGTCGGTCGCCGTGATAGACTGCAGCACGTCGTTCGTATCCGACACAGGGGACTTTTGGCGCAGGGCCCACGAGCGGTACCCCCGCCACCTCTCGAGGTTCACCGGGGAGCCGGCATACTTCTACCACATCGAGAACTCTGTCAACACCCTCTTCAAGGAGACGGGGCACAAGCCTTCCGACTTCAAGTACGCCGTCTTCCATCAGCCTAACCCGAGGTTCCCGGTGGAGGTCGCCGCCAGGCTGGGGTTCACGATGGAGCAGATCAAGACGGGCCTGCTGAACCCCCTCATAGGGAACACCTACGCCGGGAGCTCCCCGATAGGGCTCGCAGCCGTCCTGGACGAAGCCAGCCCCGGGGACAAGATACTCCTCGCGAGCTTCGGGTCCGGGGCGGGGTCCGACGCTTTCTGCATAGAGGTACTGGACGGGATAACAGCGACCAGAGGGACAAACCCCACCGTGAAGTCGATGATGGAGCGGAGCACCAAGATCGACTACTCGACCTATTCGAAGTTCCGCGACAAGCTCCACAAGTAG